From Stenotrophomonas nitritireducens, the proteins below share one genomic window:
- a CDS encoding FAD-binding oxidoreductase, translated as MTDPRLESLLQSCPDLRLKTEAGDLEHYGRDWTRRWAPAPLAIALPGSVEEVQAVVRWANTHKVAVVPSGGRTGLSGGAVAANGELVLSLERMNKPLGFDAVDRTLVVQAGMPLEAVHNTAKEHGLIYPVDFAARGSCSIGGNIATNAGGIRVIRYGNTREWIAGLKVVAGNGELLELNKGLIKNSSGYDFRQLMIGSEGTLGIVVEATLKLTDPPPSTNVMVLALPSFEVLMQVFSAFRERLQLEAFEFFTDLAVKHVTAHGAQYPFEQIHPYYVVTEYASADEAGEAAALAAFEYCMEQGWVLDGVISTSEAQAQQLWRLREGITESVARYKPYKNDVSVRISAMPTFLAETQALINGAYPHFEVVWFGHIGDGNLHINVLKPDDTSDAEFLSQCEHVTKLLAQVLHRFDGSISAEHGIGLVKKAYLSSTRSEAEIALMRGVKRAFDPNWLLNPGKLFDA; from the coding sequence ATGACCGATCCGCGCCTGGAATCCCTGCTGCAGTCCTGTCCCGACCTGCGTCTGAAGACCGAGGCCGGCGACCTGGAACACTACGGGCGCGATTGGACCCGGCGCTGGGCACCGGCACCCTTGGCCATTGCCTTGCCGGGTAGCGTCGAAGAGGTGCAGGCCGTGGTTCGCTGGGCCAACACGCACAAGGTGGCAGTGGTGCCGTCCGGTGGCCGCACCGGTCTTTCCGGTGGCGCGGTGGCGGCCAACGGCGAGCTGGTGCTCAGCCTGGAGCGCATGAACAAGCCGCTGGGGTTTGATGCGGTGGACCGCACCCTGGTGGTACAGGCCGGCATGCCACTGGAAGCGGTGCACAACACCGCCAAGGAGCATGGGTTGATTTATCCGGTGGATTTCGCCGCGCGGGGTTCCTGTTCGATCGGCGGCAACATCGCCACCAATGCCGGCGGCATCCGGGTGATCCGTTACGGCAATACCCGCGAATGGATTGCCGGGCTCAAGGTCGTTGCCGGCAACGGCGAGCTGCTGGAGCTCAACAAGGGCCTGATCAAGAACTCCAGTGGCTACGATTTCCGCCAGCTGATGATCGGCTCGGAAGGTACCCTGGGCATCGTGGTCGAGGCCACGTTGAAGCTCACCGATCCACCGCCGAGCACCAATGTCATGGTGCTGGCGCTGCCGTCGTTCGAAGTGCTGATGCAGGTGTTCTCGGCGTTCCGTGAGCGCCTGCAGCTGGAAGCCTTTGAATTCTTCACCGATCTGGCGGTCAAGCACGTCACCGCGCATGGCGCGCAGTATCCGTTCGAGCAGATCCATCCGTACTACGTGGTCACCGAATACGCCTCGGCCGATGAGGCCGGCGAAGCGGCGGCGCTGGCGGCGTTCGAGTACTGCATGGAGCAGGGCTGGGTACTGGATGGCGTGATCAGTACCAGCGAGGCCCAGGCCCAGCAGCTATGGCGCCTGCGCGAAGGCATCACCGAGTCGGTGGCGCGCTACAAGCCCTACAAGAACGACGTGTCGGTGCGCATATCGGCGATGCCGACTTTCCTGGCCGAGACCCAGGCGCTGATCAACGGGGCCTATCCGCACTTCGAGGTGGTCTGGTTCGGCCATATCGGCGACGGCAACCTGCACATCAATGTGCTTAAGCCCGACGACACCAGCGATGCGGAGTTCCTCAGTCAATGCGAGCATGTGACCAAGCTGCTGGCACAGGTGCTGCACCGGTTTGACGGCAGTATTTCTGCCGAGCACGGTATCGGTCTGGTCAAGAAGGCCTATCTTTCCAGCACACGCAGCGAGGCTGAAATCGCGTTGATGCGCGGCGTCAAACGTGCGTTCGACCCGAACTGGTTGTTGAATCCCGGCAAGCTGTTCGATGCCTGA
- a CDS encoding ATP-binding protein, with amino-acid sequence MRRPGLNRHITGSMSLMVLSVIVMTILSSCLLWAVLVEFFPASALEQKGWLPTGPELVWMASVTVVGLALALATSIRLTRRIVSPLNTLVESVRALTDGDLGVRASASDDALDEVALLVEDFNTMAARLQHMDRERTLWHVAIAHELRTPLTILRGRLQGLADGVFQPDEVQFRSLLAQVEGLSRLIEDLRVLGLAGNGRLDVRRARTDVVQEVHSVMTMVDPAFRNAGSVLELETHRDEHLAYCDPTRLRQALLALLENARRYASPGRVRISIQDGKDHVQLAVEDNGPGIDAELQPHVFDPFMRGESSRSRQGGGSGLGLAVVKAITDAHGGRVSCRSGAEGGSRFVLELPRE; translated from the coding sequence ATGCGCCGACCCGGGCTCAACCGCCACATCACCGGGTCGATGTCGCTGATGGTGCTCAGCGTCATCGTGATGACGATTCTGTCCTCCTGCCTGCTGTGGGCGGTTCTGGTCGAGTTCTTTCCCGCCAGCGCACTGGAGCAGAAAGGCTGGCTGCCAACCGGCCCCGAGCTGGTCTGGATGGCAAGTGTCACCGTGGTCGGTTTGGCCCTGGCATTGGCCACATCGATCCGCCTCACCCGCCGCATCGTGTCCCCGCTCAACACCTTGGTGGAATCGGTGCGCGCGCTCACCGATGGCGACCTGGGTGTGCGTGCCAGCGCCAGCGACGATGCGCTGGATGAGGTTGCCCTGCTGGTCGAGGACTTCAACACCATGGCTGCACGCCTGCAGCACATGGACCGCGAGCGCACGCTGTGGCACGTGGCGATCGCGCATGAATTGCGCACGCCGCTGACCATCCTGCGCGGCCGTCTGCAGGGTTTGGCTGATGGCGTGTTCCAACCGGATGAAGTGCAGTTCCGCAGCCTGTTGGCGCAGGTGGAAGGCCTGTCGCGGCTGATCGAGGACCTGCGCGTACTTGGGCTGGCCGGCAACGGCCGGCTCGACGTACGACGTGCACGTACCGATGTGGTGCAGGAAGTGCATTCGGTGATGACCATGGTCGACCCGGCATTCCGCAACGCAGGTTCCGTACTGGAGCTGGAAACCCACCGCGACGAACACCTTGCGTATTGCGACCCGACCCGCCTGCGTCAGGCCCTGCTCGCCCTGCTTGAAAACGCGCGCCGCTACGCCAGCCCAGGGCGGGTGCGGATTTCAATCCAGGACGGCAAGGACCACGTGCAGCTGGCCGTCGAAGACAACGGTCCCGGCATCGATGCCGAGCTGCAGCCGCATGTCTTCGATCCATTCATGCGCGGCGAGAGCTCGCGTTCACGCCAAGGTGGCGGCAGCGGACTCGGCCTGGCCGTGGTCAAGGCAATTACCGATGCCCACGGCGGCCGTGTTTCCTGCCGCAGCGGCGCTGAAGGCGGCAGCCGCTTCGTGCTGGAATTACCGCGCGAGTAA
- a CDS encoding response regulator, which yields MTAHLPAAMMAQWDRSPDALVLIVEDETEIADIIAAYLEREQLRVVRAADGRSALELHRSARPDLVLLDVQLPGIDGWGVLSQLRQSSDTPIIMLTALDQDLDKLTALRMGADDYVVKPFNPAEVAARVRAVLRRTLRSAPRQAAASLRAGPLLIDPQTHSVHVEGEGYSHELLLTLTEFKLLHCMALAPTRIFSRGELMHQCLPESEALERTVDSHVSKLRRKLDDVGVANMPASVRGVGYRLAADR from the coding sequence ATGACTGCACACCTACCCGCCGCCATGATGGCGCAATGGGACCGCTCCCCAGATGCACTTGTCCTGATCGTCGAGGACGAAACCGAGATCGCCGACATCATCGCTGCCTATCTGGAGCGGGAGCAGCTGCGCGTTGTGCGCGCCGCCGACGGCCGCAGCGCACTGGAGCTGCACCGCAGTGCGCGCCCCGATCTGGTGTTGCTGGATGTCCAGTTGCCCGGCATCGATGGCTGGGGCGTGCTTTCGCAACTGCGCCAGAGCAGCGACACGCCGATCATCATGCTCACCGCGCTGGATCAGGATCTGGACAAGCTCACCGCGTTGCGGATGGGCGCAGACGATTACGTGGTCAAACCGTTCAACCCGGCCGAAGTCGCCGCCCGGGTGCGTGCGGTACTGCGCCGCACCCTGCGCAGCGCGCCGCGACAGGCCGCCGCATCGTTGCGAGCAGGGCCGCTGCTGATCGACCCTCAAACCCATTCGGTGCACGTCGAAGGCGAAGGTTACAGCCACGAATTGCTGCTTACCCTCACCGAGTTCAAGTTGCTGCACTGCATGGCGTTGGCACCGACCCGCATTTTCAGCCGCGGCGAGCTCATGCACCAATGCCTGCCTGAGAGCGAGGCGCTGGAGCGCACGGTCGACAGCCATGTCAGCAAGCTGCGACGCAAACTCGACGACGTAGGCGTGGCCAACATGCCGGCAAGTGTGCGCGGCGTGGGCTATCGCCTGGCGGCGGATCGCTGA
- a CDS encoding efflux RND transporter periplasmic adaptor subunit, giving the protein MTACSSPETPPEAVPKVSVLTVAAQRVQRDDELQGRVSALRTAQIRAQVGGIVRKRLFEQGAEVTAGQALFQIDPAAFRADVDSALAALQRSEAALSRSRVQAQRLQALADAQAVSQQHRDDATFEYEQARAAVAEARAILARRQLDLRYATVSAPIDGRIDQAMVTEGALVGAADSEPMALVQQIDQVYVDVRQPASQLPQVRQGVGDGGALPVAIIGANGQLHEQAGQLLFSGINVDARTGDVVLRVLVDNPNRELLPGMFVRARVPRGAASQAPLLPQQAVLRSAGGQAYAWVVGEDGKAVIRTLEIDGSVDRQWIVRSGLKAGERVVVEGQERLQEGRLVETSPWQPVPVQGKAAVASSNN; this is encoded by the coding sequence ATGACGGCCTGTTCCTCTCCTGAAACGCCACCGGAAGCGGTGCCAAAGGTCAGCGTGCTGACCGTTGCTGCACAACGCGTGCAGCGCGATGACGAGTTGCAGGGGCGGGTTTCGGCGCTGCGCACCGCGCAGATCCGCGCGCAGGTCGGCGGTATCGTGCGCAAGCGTCTGTTCGAGCAGGGTGCGGAGGTCACTGCCGGGCAGGCACTGTTCCAGATTGATCCGGCCGCATTCCGTGCCGACGTCGATTCCGCGTTGGCTGCATTGCAGCGCAGCGAGGCGGCACTGTCGCGTAGCCGGGTGCAGGCGCAGCGGCTGCAGGCGCTGGCCGACGCGCAGGCAGTCAGCCAGCAGCACCGCGATGACGCCACGTTCGAATATGAGCAGGCACGTGCAGCAGTGGCTGAGGCCAGGGCGATCCTGGCCAGACGTCAGCTGGATCTGCGCTATGCCACGGTCAGCGCGCCGATTGATGGGCGCATCGATCAGGCCATGGTGACGGAAGGGGCGCTGGTGGGTGCTGCCGACAGTGAGCCGATGGCGCTGGTGCAGCAGATAGACCAGGTCTATGTCGACGTGCGCCAGCCAGCCTCGCAGTTGCCGCAGGTGCGCCAGGGTGTGGGCGATGGCGGCGCGCTGCCGGTGGCGATCATCGGCGCCAATGGCCAGCTGCATGAGCAGGCCGGGCAGCTGTTGTTCTCAGGCATCAACGTAGACGCACGTACTGGCGATGTGGTGTTGCGGGTGCTGGTCGACAACCCGAATCGCGAGCTTCTGCCGGGCATGTTCGTGCGTGCGCGTGTGCCGCGTGGTGCGGCCAGCCAGGCGCCGCTGCTGCCGCAGCAGGCGGTGCTGCGCAGCGCCGGTGGCCAGGCGTATGCGTGGGTTGTCGGTGAGGACGGCAAGGCCGTCATCCGCACCCTGGAGATCGACGGCAGCGTCGACCGGCAGTGGATTGTCCGCAGCGGCCTGAAGGCCGGTGAGCGGGTGGTGGTGGAAGGGCAGGAGCGTCTGCAGGAAGGGCGTCTGGTCGAAACCTCGCCTTGGCAGCCGGTGCCCGTACAGGGCAAAGCCGCCGTTGCGTCCAGCAACAACTGA
- a CDS encoding multidrug efflux RND transporter permease subunit: MARFFIDRPVFAWVLAIFIVLAGVLAIPQLAVERYPSVAPTSVSIYASYPGASPKTLDDSVVGLIERELSSVKDLLYFQSSVDTSGEASITATFAPGTNPEMAQVDVQNRIKAIEPRLPASVRQSGLYVEAADSGFLMLVGLRSTDGSVDEAQLGDFMARNIIDELRRIDGVGRVQLFGAEQAMRIWLNPAALAGYELTVGDVVAAIEQQNQNIAPGRIGDSPSVVGQRITVPLVADGQLTTPAQFAAIVLRAGADGSRVLLGDVARVEIGAQSYAWGTREDGQVATAAGIQLRSGANAVSTSSAVRARMAELQSLLPAGVEASIPFDTAPFVKISIQKVVQTLLEAMLLVFAVMFLFLQDWRYTLVPALVAPIALLGTFAVMLALGFSINVLTMFGMVLAIGIIVDDAIVVVEGVERIMAEEGLEPRQATIKAMRELTGAVVGITLVLTAVFIPMAFASGSVGAIYRQFTVSMAVAILISALLALSLTPALCATLLKPVAHGRQRGRVFAAFNRGFARMSGRYHRSLAAVLRRCGRVMGVFAGLVLVLLLGLQWLPGAFLPEEDQGYFMTSIQLPAEATAERTLAAVQAYETHIASRPGVAANHVITGYSFAGSGPSAAMAYTMLKDWGERDGATAAGEVAATLEAMAASGEGQVISVMPPAIDSLGNSSGFSLALQARTGQAQPQLRAAQKQLLALAQASPLLGEVHADGLPSGSSVRLQIDRAKAEAMGVGFADISSTLSVAMGSQYVNDFPNAGRLQQVILQADAPFRMEVEDVLRLYVRNAQGGMVALAELVSPQWEESPLQLQRYLGFPALNVSGAPAEGVSTGQAMAEMERLAAQLPPGFALQWTSQSLQEKTSGSQAPWLLLISMLVVFLVLAALYESWSIPMAVMLVVPLGLLGAVAAVLLRGMPNDVFFKVGMITVIGLSAKNAILIVEFARQLQQQGMTAAQAALRAARLRLRPILMTSIAFALGVLPLMLAQGASRETQQAIGTGVFGGMVTATVLAVFFVPVFYVVVDGSWRWLRQRLPDSRSRSAGAG; encoded by the coding sequence ATGGCCCGTTTCTTCATTGATCGCCCGGTATTCGCCTGGGTGCTGGCGATTTTCATCGTGCTGGCCGGCGTACTGGCAATTCCGCAGCTGGCGGTTGAACGCTATCCGTCGGTGGCGCCGACCAGTGTCAGCATCTATGCCAGCTACCCCGGCGCCAGCCCGAAAACCCTGGATGACTCGGTAGTCGGCTTGATCGAACGCGAGCTGTCCAGCGTCAAGGACCTGCTGTACTTCCAATCGTCGGTGGATACCTCCGGCGAGGCATCCATTACCGCCACCTTCGCTCCCGGCACCAACCCGGAGATGGCGCAGGTAGACGTACAGAACCGGATCAAGGCCATTGAGCCACGGCTGCCTGCCAGCGTTCGCCAAAGCGGCCTGTATGTGGAAGCGGCTGATTCCGGGTTCCTGATGCTGGTGGGCCTGAGGTCAACCGATGGCAGCGTGGACGAAGCGCAGCTGGGCGACTTCATGGCGCGCAACATCATCGACGAACTGCGTCGCATCGACGGTGTCGGCCGGGTGCAGCTGTTCGGTGCCGAGCAGGCGATGCGGATCTGGCTGAATCCAGCCGCATTGGCCGGTTATGAACTCACCGTAGGTGATGTGGTCGCTGCCATCGAGCAGCAGAACCAGAACATCGCCCCGGGCCGCATCGGTGACTCACCGAGCGTGGTTGGGCAGCGCATCACCGTTCCCTTGGTTGCCGATGGCCAGCTGACCACGCCTGCGCAGTTCGCTGCGATCGTGCTGCGTGCGGGTGCCGACGGCTCGCGGGTGCTGCTGGGCGATGTGGCGCGGGTGGAGATTGGCGCGCAGAGTTACGCCTGGGGTACCCGCGAGGACGGCCAGGTAGCTACCGCGGCTGGCATCCAGCTGCGTTCGGGCGCGAACGCGGTGAGCACGTCATCGGCGGTGCGTGCGCGCATGGCCGAGCTGCAGTCCTTGCTGCCGGCCGGCGTGGAAGCCAGCATTCCGTTCGATACCGCGCCGTTCGTGAAGATATCCATCCAGAAGGTAGTGCAGACCTTGCTGGAGGCGATGCTGCTGGTGTTCGCAGTGATGTTCCTGTTCCTGCAGGACTGGCGCTACACCCTGGTGCCGGCGCTGGTGGCGCCGATTGCGCTGCTGGGTACCTTTGCGGTGATGCTGGCGCTGGGCTTCTCGATCAATGTGCTGACCATGTTCGGCATGGTGCTGGCGATCGGCATCATCGTCGACGATGCGATCGTGGTGGTCGAAGGTGTTGAACGGATAATGGCCGAGGAAGGATTGGAGCCGCGCCAGGCCACGATCAAGGCCATGCGCGAACTGACCGGTGCGGTGGTCGGCATCACGCTGGTGCTGACCGCGGTGTTCATCCCCATGGCCTTCGCCAGTGGCTCGGTGGGTGCGATCTATCGCCAGTTCACCGTGTCGATGGCGGTAGCGATCCTGATCTCGGCATTGCTGGCCTTGAGCCTGACCCCGGCACTGTGCGCAACCCTGCTGAAGCCGGTGGCACATGGACGCCAGCGCGGGCGCGTGTTCGCTGCATTCAATCGTGGGTTCGCGCGCATGAGCGGGCGCTACCACCGCAGCCTGGCCGCCGTGCTGCGTCGCTGCGGACGGGTCATGGGCGTGTTTGCCGGCCTAGTACTGGTGTTGCTGTTGGGCCTGCAGTGGCTGCCGGGCGCGTTCCTGCCGGAGGAGGACCAGGGCTATTTCATGACCTCCATCCAGCTGCCCGCCGAGGCGACCGCCGAGCGCACCCTGGCGGCGGTCCAGGCCTACGAGACCCATATCGCCTCGCGTCCGGGCGTTGCTGCCAACCATGTAATCACCGGTTACAGCTTTGCCGGTTCGGGCCCCAGCGCGGCCATGGCGTACACCATGCTCAAGGACTGGGGCGAGCGCGACGGGGCAACCGCTGCCGGCGAGGTGGCAGCAACCTTGGAGGCGATGGCCGCCAGCGGCGAGGGTCAGGTGATCAGCGTGATGCCGCCGGCCATCGATAGTCTGGGCAACTCCTCCGGCTTCAGCCTGGCGTTGCAGGCGCGTACTGGACAGGCCCAGCCGCAACTGCGTGCCGCGCAGAAGCAGCTGTTGGCGCTGGCGCAGGCCAGCCCGCTGCTGGGTGAAGTGCACGCCGACGGCCTGCCATCGGGTAGCAGTGTGCGGCTGCAGATAGATAGAGCCAAGGCGGAGGCGATGGGCGTCGGATTTGCCGACATCAGCAGTACCTTGTCGGTGGCGATGGGTTCGCAGTACGTCAATGATTTTCCCAACGCCGGGCGCCTGCAGCAGGTGATCCTGCAGGCAGATGCGCCGTTCCGGATGGAGGTTGAGGACGTGCTGCGGCTGTATGTGCGCAATGCCCAAGGCGGCATGGTTGCGCTCGCGGAACTGGTAAGCCCGCAATGGGAGGAGTCGCCGTTGCAGCTGCAGCGTTACCTTGGCTTCCCCGCATTGAATGTGTCGGGTGCGCCAGCCGAAGGCGTTTCCACCGGCCAGGCCATGGCCGAGATGGAGCGGCTAGCGGCGCAGCTGCCGCCGGGTTTTGCCCTGCAATGGACCAGCCAGTCGCTGCAGGAGAAGACGTCCGGGTCACAAGCCCCTTGGCTGCTGCTGATATCGATGCTGGTGGTCTTCCTGGTGCTGGCCGCCTTGTACGAGAGTTGGTCGATACCGATGGCGGTGATGCTGGTAGTGCCGCTGGGCCTGTTGGGGGCGGTGGCGGCGGTATTGCTGCGTGGCATGCCCAACGATGTTTTCTTCAAGGTCGGCATGATCACGGTGATCGGCCTGTCGGCAAAAAATGCGATCCTGATCGTCGAATTTGCCCGGCAATTGCAGCAGCAGGGAATGACTGCGGCGCAGGCTGCATTGCGCGCCGCGCGGCTGCGTTTGCGGCCCATCCTGATGACGTCGATTGCGTTCGCACTGGGCGTACTGCCGTTGATGCTGGCGCAGGGCGCGTCGCGGGAAACCCAGCAGGCCATCGGTACCGGCGTGTTTGGCGGGATGGTGACGGCAACGGTACTGGCGGTGTTCTTCGTGCCGGTGTTCTACGTCGTGGTGGATGGCAGCTGGCGCTGGTTGCGCCAGCGTCTGCCGGATTCGCGCAGTCGTTCCGCTGGCGCGGGATGA
- a CDS encoding DUF2388 domain-containing protein — protein sequence MIRSILFCALIALPLSAFASSFAGTSAGSASGASSNSSGSSSGDDKVLLDAREDAAGFVASNGAIRGAWLEAALIQLREHDAAARDASDMALARKILAL from the coding sequence ATGATCCGTTCGATCCTGTTCTGCGCCTTGATTGCCCTGCCGTTGTCGGCATTCGCCTCCAGTTTCGCAGGCACTTCGGCCGGCTCCGCCTCGGGCGCATCGTCCAATTCATCGGGCAGCTCCTCGGGCGACGACAAGGTGCTGCTGGATGCCCGTGAAGACGCCGCCGGCTTTGTCGCCAGCAATGGCGCCATCCGTGGTGCCTGGCTGGAGGCCGCATTGATCCAGCTGCGCGAGCACGACGCTGCCGCCCGTGATGCCAGCGACATGGCACTGGCCCGGAAGATCCTGGCGCTGTGA
- a CDS encoding DUF4105 domain-containing protein: MRLRRLPPARWLALLLLLSVVAPLQAALRIQVQAHTPALDAAQLQASEHLIEDVLARVPAAVAEKSSLVLQLRWREDLPAYVQGRARGRQLGLDRRLLAPLLAGDQASAAAPAWQAARAALVHELAHALDRGPEGGWSAQPRFLDLAGWQRRPLLPWRGENAFTLRSPDRYELQSPAEFFAVNLEHYLLDADYACRRPLLHAWFVQNLGAPAQLDAAQCPPALPFMQAGEQEGLAELTALDPERVYEVDYLLAEGNEKLMSRWGHSMLRLVICAPGRAPGPACRMDLRHHLVLSFRAFVGDVQISSWRGLTGAYPSRLFVLPLSQVVEEYTKVELRGVSSTPLRLQREEIAGLLQQAARLHWDYDGRYYFISNNCAVETGKLLGDGAPRLGAARLLSITPTGLLQTLRAKALADPPRERAAALRGGYYFESAAAHYNLVFDVARKALPLPADNVGQWLALPPAQRRLWMQQADEQVLAAMLLLEQAARRQAEVAAGDVLKRKLLAADPAQPEHADFHALMDRAGGLLTPGSLLDDSPGYGIPDAGEQTRLRAANAAGAGQAQRQWQALRAAALAALPETQRGQLADIEANLLYLRERLRLGYGTQPREALTLQHRRLVQFSGEHG; this comes from the coding sequence ATGCGCCTGCGCCGGCTGCCGCCCGCGCGGTGGCTGGCGCTGCTGCTACTGCTGAGCGTGGTGGCCCCGTTGCAGGCGGCCCTGCGCATCCAGGTGCAGGCACATACGCCGGCGCTGGATGCGGCCCAACTGCAGGCCAGCGAGCATCTGATCGAAGACGTGCTGGCGCGTGTTCCTGCCGCTGTCGCGGAAAAATCTTCCCTGGTGTTGCAGCTGCGCTGGCGCGAGGACCTGCCCGCGTATGTGCAGGGCAGGGCGCGAGGTCGCCAGCTGGGCCTAGACCGGCGCCTGCTCGCGCCATTGCTGGCCGGTGATCAGGCGTCCGCCGCCGCCCCGGCCTGGCAGGCAGCCCGCGCCGCCCTTGTCCATGAGCTGGCGCACGCGCTGGACCGCGGGCCTGAAGGCGGCTGGTCAGCGCAGCCACGGTTCCTGGATCTGGCTGGCTGGCAGCGGCGGCCGCTGTTGCCCTGGCGTGGGGAAAACGCGTTCACCCTGCGCAGCCCTGACCGCTATGAACTGCAGAGCCCGGCGGAGTTTTTCGCGGTAAATCTCGAGCACTATCTGCTGGATGCGGACTACGCGTGCCGGCGGCCGCTGCTGCATGCGTGGTTTGTACAGAATCTGGGCGCGCCCGCCCAACTGGATGCCGCGCAATGCCCGCCGGCCCTGCCGTTCATGCAGGCCGGTGAGCAGGAAGGTCTGGCCGAATTGACGGCGCTGGATCCGGAGCGGGTCTACGAAGTCGATTACCTGCTGGCCGAAGGCAACGAGAAGCTGATGAGCCGCTGGGGCCACAGCATGCTGCGGCTGGTGATCTGCGCCCCGGGCCGTGCGCCCGGTCCGGCCTGCCGGATGGACCTGCGCCATCACCTGGTGCTGTCGTTCCGGGCCTTTGTCGGTGATGTGCAGATATCCAGCTGGCGTGGGCTTACCGGCGCCTATCCCTCGCGCCTGTTCGTACTGCCGCTGAGCCAGGTGGTCGAGGAATACACCAAGGTCGAGTTGCGCGGGGTCTCCTCCACGCCGCTGCGGCTGCAGCGCGAGGAGATCGCCGGCCTGCTGCAGCAGGCGGCCCGCCTGCACTGGGACTATGACGGGCGCTATTACTTCATCAGCAACAACTGCGCGGTGGAAACCGGCAAGTTGCTTGGCGACGGCGCGCCGCGGCTGGGTGCGGCGCGGTTGTTGTCGATCACCCCGACCGGCTTGCTGCAGACGCTGCGCGCCAAGGCGCTTGCCGATCCGCCGCGCGAACGCGCAGCCGCCCTGCGTGGCGGCTATTACTTCGAGTCGGCAGCGGCCCATTACAACCTGGTGTTCGACGTGGCACGCAAGGCCTTGCCGCTGCCGGCCGACAACGTGGGCCAGTGGTTGGCGCTGCCACCTGCACAGCGCAGGCTATGGATGCAGCAGGCCGACGAGCAGGTGTTGGCCGCAATGCTGCTGCTGGAGCAGGCTGCCCGTCGGCAGGCTGAAGTCGCTGCGGGGGACGTGCTCAAACGCAAGCTGTTGGCGGCGGACCCTGCGCAACCAGAGCATGCGGATTTCCATGCCTTGATGGATCGCGCTGGCGGCTTGCTGACGCCAGGAAGCCTGCTTGATGACAGCCCAGGCTATGGCATCCCCGATGCCGGCGAACAGACGCGGCTGCGCGCGGCCAACGCCGCAGGTGCAGGGCAGGCACAGCGGCAATGGCAGGCGCTGCGGGCAGCGGCGTTGGCGGCCTTGCCCGAGACGCAGCGTGGCCAGCTGGCTGACATTGAAGCCAACCTGCTGTACCTGCGCGAACGTCTGCGTTTAGGCTACGGTACGCAGCCAAGGGAGGCGCTGACGTTGCAGCATCGGCGGCTGGTTCAGTTTTCGGGAGAGCACGGTTGA
- a CDS encoding two-component system sensor histidine kinase NtrB, which produces MSSTQQQQTADAAALAEDVLKLQCCAILQLDPDGRILSGNAGVAAVLGYVGQEILTQPFSVLFSAADAQRGAAEQAVARALEQGMEQLSLAMVRRDGVRFRASVMMERVRDQAGPRVLVLIRDTTEIFQTQKRVREAQEIALRAQRLDAVGKLTLGLSHDFNNLLSVIGNSLDMLSLRRSGDESVRRILDVAHRAVGRGTQLTRQMLAFGRGQTLVPQLSQVDELINASLELYRRVCGDTIRLEVDLAAGLPPISVDVGQLEAALLNLLSNSRDAMHGVGKVVLYTRLETIVVPSGGGERGQFVSICVGDSGPGIQAEIQENVFEPFFTTKSVGDGSGLGLSQVYGFAAQSGGTAIIGTSPLGGAAVALYFPVAG; this is translated from the coding sequence TTGAGCAGTACACAACAGCAACAAACGGCCGATGCGGCGGCATTGGCCGAGGATGTATTGAAACTGCAATGCTGCGCCATCCTTCAGCTTGATCCCGACGGCCGCATTCTCAGCGGCAATGCCGGTGTGGCAGCAGTGCTTGGCTACGTCGGCCAGGAGATCCTGACGCAGCCGTTCTCGGTGTTGTTCAGTGCCGCCGATGCGCAGCGTGGTGCTGCCGAACAGGCGGTGGCGCGGGCGCTGGAGCAGGGCATGGAACAGCTCAGCCTGGCGATGGTGCGCAGGGATGGTGTCCGCTTCCGCGCCTCGGTGATGATGGAGCGGGTGCGTGACCAGGCCGGCCCACGGGTGCTCGTGCTGATCCGCGACACCACCGAAATCTTCCAGACCCAGAAGCGTGTCCGCGAGGCGCAGGAAATCGCCCTGCGCGCGCAGCGTCTTGATGCGGTGGGCAAGCTGACGCTGGGGTTGTCGCACGATTTCAACAATCTGTTGTCGGTGATCGGCAACAGTCTGGACATGTTGTCACTGCGGCGCTCCGGCGACGAGAGCGTGCGGCGCATCCTGGATGTCGCGCACCGCGCGGTGGGGCGGGGCACCCAGCTGACGCGGCAGATGCTCGCATTCGGGCGCGGCCAGACGCTGGTGCCGCAACTGAGCCAGGTCGACGAGTTGATCAATGCCTCGCTGGAACTGTATCGACGGGTCTGCGGCGATACCATCCGGCTGGAGGTGGATCTGGCGGCGGGGCTGCCGCCTATTTCAGTGGACGTAGGTCAGCTGGAGGCGGCGCTGTTGAACCTGCTGAGCAACAGCCGCGATGCCATGCATGGTGTTGGCAAGGTGGTGCTTTACACACGTCTTGAAACCATCGTGGTGCCTTCCGGCGGTGGCGAGCGCGGTCAGTTTGTCAGCATCTGCGTGGGCGACAGCGGCCCGGGCATCCAGGCGGAGATCCAGGAAAACGTATTCGAGCCGTTCTTCACCACCAAGAGCGTGGGGGATGGCAGTGGCCTGGGCTTGAGCCAGGTCTATGGATTTGCGGCGCAGTCCGGTGGCACCGCCATCATCGGCACCTCACCGCTGGGCGGAGCCGCGGTAGCGCTGTATTTCCCGGTAGCGGGCTGA